One Nostoc punctiforme PCC 73102 DNA window includes the following coding sequences:
- a CDS encoding site-2 protease family protein produces MFIQTLITEPIHFFRIVVIVIFSITLHELAHGWAAMSQGDNTPQQTGHLTLNPVVHMGKESIIFLCLMGIAWGQMPVNPSKFRSGKLGNILVSAAGPLSNLALGILFTVLLKLFNVSGLLSVEFLYLAARINFTLFLFNLLPIPPLDGFHVFSEIFPQLKPLQYTQFGLFAMMLLFIIPGFGRGIGGIADLFIRSALSM; encoded by the coding sequence ATGTTTATCCAAACACTCATCACAGAGCCGATTCATTTTTTCAGAATCGTTGTAATTGTCATATTTTCTATCACTTTACATGAACTTGCTCACGGTTGGGCTGCTATGAGTCAGGGAGATAACACTCCCCAACAAACTGGTCATCTTACGCTTAATCCTGTAGTTCACATGGGTAAAGAATCAATCATCTTTCTCTGCCTCATGGGTATAGCTTGGGGACAAATGCCTGTCAACCCCTCTAAGTTTCGCTCTGGTAAACTAGGCAATATTTTGGTATCCGCAGCAGGCCCATTGTCGAATCTGGCATTAGGTATTCTATTTACTGTATTGCTCAAACTTTTTAATGTTTCAGGACTGTTGAGCGTCGAATTTCTTTATCTAGCGGCTCGGATTAATTTTACATTATTTCTATTTAATCTGCTGCCAATTCCACCACTGGATGGCTTTCATGTTTTCAGTGAGATTTTTCCTCAGCTAAAGCCATTGCAATATACTCAATTTGGACTCTTTGCCATGATGCTTCTGTTCATAATCCCAGGTTTTGGGAGAGGAATTGGTGGCATTGCTGATTTATTTATCCGGTCAGCATTGAGCATGTAG
- a CDS encoding DUF485 domain-containing protein — protein sequence MNDRTKALQAIAAERWRVSLILSGAMMFIYFGFILLIAFNKPLLGSLVAPGLSLGILLGALVIVSAWVLIFIYVRWANSSYDDQIARLTRK from the coding sequence ATGAACGATCGCACAAAGGCTCTCCAGGCTATCGCGGCTGAACGTTGGCGCGTATCCCTGATTCTCAGTGGAGCCATGATGTTTATTTACTTTGGCTTTATCTTGCTAATCGCATTCAATAAGCCCCTATTGGGGTCATTAGTAGCTCCTGGCCTAAGCCTGGGAATTTTACTAGGGGCGCTGGTAATTGTCTCAGCATGGGTATTAATTTTTATCTACGTGCGTTGGGCAAATAGCAGTTACGACGATCAAATCGCCAGGCTGACACGCAAGTAA
- a CDS encoding sodium:solute symporter family transporter — translation MNSVWLDLPLAADITSLGKFNPLAIAFFFLFVVSSLGITYWAAKLTKNTAHFYTAGGKISGFQNGLALAGDFMSAASFLGIAGLVALNGFDGLIYSIGFLVGWPIVMFLIAEPLRNLGKYTFADVVAYRLQQKPVRIASAIGTLAVISFYLIAQMVGAGELIKLLFGFDYELAVVIVGCVMMAYVIFGGMIATTWVQIIKAVLLLGGTILLAILVLARFGFNPLALFAAAADKYTGVLAPGKQVSDPFDAISLGMSLMFGTAGLPHILMRFYTVPDAKAARVSVTYATAIIGVFYLLTFILGFGAMVLVGQDAIKQIGTGGNMAAPMLAEFLGGDAFLGFISAVSFATILAVVAGLTLSGAAALSHDLWVNVVRSGHADESEQLKVARGATMILGLVAIFLGILFKGQNVAYMVGLAFAIAASANFPALLLSMLWRRFTTSGAVASMLVGTFSSLLLIYLSPTIQVTILKHASAPFPLKNPGLITIPLAFIVAIVVSLLTTEQQAQEKFAEVEDRIHIGSGM, via the coding sequence ATGAATAGTGTGTGGTTGGATCTGCCATTAGCGGCGGATATTACCAGTCTTGGTAAGTTTAACCCGTTGGCGATCGCTTTCTTCTTTCTCTTTGTTGTAAGTTCTCTAGGCATTACCTATTGGGCGGCAAAGCTGACCAAAAATACCGCCCACTTCTATACAGCCGGCGGCAAAATCAGTGGTTTCCAAAATGGGCTAGCCCTAGCAGGAGACTTTATGAGTGCAGCTAGCTTTTTAGGTATTGCTGGACTGGTAGCACTCAACGGCTTTGACGGCTTAATTTATTCTATTGGCTTCCTGGTAGGCTGGCCAATTGTGATGTTTTTGATTGCGGAACCACTACGTAACTTAGGCAAATACACCTTTGCCGATGTGGTGGCTTATCGCTTACAGCAAAAACCTGTACGCATCGCATCTGCCATTGGAACGTTAGCAGTAATTAGCTTTTACTTAATTGCCCAGATGGTAGGGGCTGGGGAGCTAATTAAGCTACTGTTTGGCTTTGATTATGAGTTAGCCGTGGTCATCGTCGGTTGTGTAATGATGGCTTATGTGATTTTTGGTGGGATGATTGCCACCACTTGGGTGCAAATTATTAAAGCAGTTCTGTTGCTCGGCGGAACCATCTTGCTAGCTATTTTGGTATTGGCACGATTTGGTTTTAACCCACTTGCTCTTTTCGCTGCGGCCGCAGATAAATATACAGGTGTATTAGCTCCAGGTAAACAGGTTTCCGATCCCTTTGATGCCATCTCATTGGGAATGTCATTGATGTTCGGCACTGCCGGATTACCCCACATCCTGATGCGTTTTTACACAGTACCGGACGCTAAAGCAGCACGGGTCTCTGTTACTTATGCTACGGCTATTATTGGCGTTTTTTATCTCCTTACCTTCATCCTGGGCTTTGGAGCGATGGTGCTAGTAGGGCAAGATGCCATCAAGCAAATTGGGACTGGTGGTAACATGGCTGCACCGATGTTGGCAGAATTTCTCGGTGGTGATGCTTTCTTAGGCTTTATTTCTGCTGTTTCCTTTGCAACGATTTTGGCGGTTGTAGCAGGTTTGACACTTTCAGGAGCGGCTGCACTGTCTCATGATTTGTGGGTGAATGTGGTGCGTTCTGGTCATGCTGACGAGTCAGAACAACTGAAGGTAGCTCGCGGTGCGACAATGATTTTGGGGTTAGTGGCGATATTTTTAGGTATCTTGTTTAAAGGGCAAAACGTCGCTTATATGGTGGGTTTAGCATTTGCGATCGCAGCTAGTGCCAACTTTCCAGCGTTACTACTATCAATGCTTTGGCGACGCTTTACCACTAGCGGGGCAGTTGCAAGTATGTTAGTCGGTACTTTCTCCTCGTTACTGCTGATTTATTTATCACCTACTATTCAGGTGACAATTCTCAAGCACGCTTCTGCACCTTTCCCACTGAAAAATCCGGGATTAATTACTATTCCCCTAGCGTTTATTGTGGCGATTGTTGTTTCACTATTGACTACTGAGCAGCAGGCACAAGAAAAATTTGCGGAAGTAGAAGATCGCATCCACATAGGCTCTGGGATGTGA
- the urtA gene encoding urea ABC transporter substrate-binding protein: MRRQFNRRKFLIYGSLTFGSSFFIKACANNSPTTTETVAPPTATPAAATAGNTIKVGILHSLSGTMSISEKSVVDAEKLAIKEINAAGGVLGKQIEAITEDGASNWDTFREKATKLIDQDKVAVVFGCWTSASRKNVKPVFESKNHMLWYPVQYEGQECSKNIFYTGAAPNQQIEPSVDWLLKNKGKEFFLVGSDYVFPRTANTIIKAQLEALGGKTVGEDYLPLGNTEVTPIITKIKQNLPNGGVIYNTLNGDSNVAFFKQLKGAGLTPDKYPSMSVSIAEEEVKAIGVEYLKGHYAAWNYFQTVDTPANKKFVAAFKKEYGEDRVTNDPMEASYIAVYLWKQAVEKAETTDLEKVRTAAYGQTLDAPEGKVTMDANHHISKIVRIGQVRQDGLFDIVYATPAPVEPVPWNQFVKETKGFACDWTDPAKGGKYKKV, translated from the coding sequence ATGAGAAGACAATTTAACAGACGTAAGTTTTTGATCTACGGTTCTCTAACTTTCGGAAGCAGCTTTTTTATCAAAGCTTGTGCGAATAATTCCCCAACCACTACAGAGACAGTTGCACCTCCTACTGCAACTCCAGCTGCTGCTACTGCTGGTAACACCATCAAAGTAGGTATTTTGCACTCTCTGAGTGGTACGATGTCTATCAGTGAAAAAAGCGTTGTTGATGCTGAAAAATTAGCAATCAAAGAAATTAATGCTGCTGGTGGTGTCTTAGGTAAACAAATTGAAGCAATTACTGAAGATGGTGCTTCTAACTGGGATACTTTTAGAGAAAAGGCAACTAAGCTAATCGATCAAGATAAAGTTGCTGTAGTTTTTGGTTGTTGGACTTCTGCTAGCCGTAAGAATGTCAAGCCGGTATTCGAAAGCAAAAATCACATGCTCTGGTATCCTGTACAGTATGAAGGGCAAGAGTGTTCTAAAAATATTTTCTATACTGGTGCAGCACCAAATCAACAAATTGAACCATCTGTTGATTGGCTGTTAAAAAATAAGGGCAAAGAATTCTTCTTAGTTGGCTCTGATTACGTTTTTCCCCGCACTGCTAACACAATTATTAAAGCGCAATTAGAAGCTTTAGGCGGAAAAACAGTTGGTGAAGATTATTTACCTCTTGGCAATACAGAAGTTACGCCTATCATTACGAAAATCAAACAAAATTTGCCCAATGGTGGCGTGATTTATAACACCCTGAATGGTGATAGTAATGTCGCTTTCTTTAAACAATTAAAAGGGGCTGGATTGACACCAGATAAATATCCCTCTATGTCTGTCAGTATTGCTGAAGAAGAAGTCAAAGCAATTGGTGTAGAGTATCTCAAAGGTCACTATGCAGCTTGGAACTATTTCCAAACAGTAGACACACCTGCTAACAAAAAGTTTGTTGCCGCTTTCAAGAAAGAGTATGGTGAAGATCGCGTGACTAACGATCCAATGGAAGCATCATATATTGCAGTTTATTTGTGGAAGCAAGCAGTAGAAAAAGCTGAGACTACTGATTTAGAGAAAGTGCGGACTGCGGCTTATGGGCAAACTCTAGATGCGCCTGAAGGTAAAGTGACAATGGATGCCAATCATCACATCTCTAAAATTGTGCGGATTGGTCAAGTTAGACAAGATGGTTTGTTTGATATTGTCTATGCTACTCCTGCACCAGTTGAGCCAGTTCCTTGGAATCAATTTGTAAAAGAGACTAAAGGGTTTGCTTGTGATTGGACTGACCCAGCGAAGGGTGGTAAGTACAAGAAAGTTTAA
- a CDS encoding ABC transporter permease subunit: protein MLAGFLEAVFNGISIGAVLLIAALGLAIIFGLMGVINMAHGELMMFGAYTTFVVQNVCKQLGGVWFEVYIFLALIIAFIFTAAVGLILEKGVIRYLYGRPLETLLATWGVSLIFQQFVRSVNWVLIISIAIFSLLFFGGLWILNSRTDLGRVRNWIVAVIFLLSLGVTITTGNLLSQTYQLAVTQPWFGAQNVDVTAPTWLQAGISLGGVQFPFARLFIIALTIICVSGIYLFLQRSSWGLRIRAVTQNRSMSACLGIPTQKVDAITFALGSGLAGVAGCAISLLGSVGPNTGQNYIIDTFMVVVVGGVGNLAGTIVAALGIGTANFLIGSGTLALLFTPVKPLADLFTFFATTSMAKVMVFALIIVFLQWKPGGIFPQKGRTVDV, encoded by the coding sequence GTGTTAGCAGGATTTTTAGAAGCTGTATTCAATGGAATTAGTATTGGTGCTGTATTATTAATTGCTGCATTAGGATTAGCAATTATTTTTGGATTGATGGGTGTCATCAATATGGCACATGGCGAGTTGATGATGTTTGGGGCTTATACAACATTTGTTGTGCAAAATGTCTGTAAGCAATTAGGTGGAGTGTGGTTTGAAGTCTATATATTTTTGGCTTTGATTATCGCTTTTATTTTCACGGCTGCTGTGGGATTAATTCTAGAAAAAGGTGTGATTCGTTATCTCTATGGAAGACCATTAGAAACTCTGTTGGCAACTTGGGGAGTAAGTTTGATTTTTCAACAGTTTGTTCGCAGTGTGAATTGGGTATTGATAATTAGTATTGCGATATTTTCTTTGTTATTTTTTGGAGGTTTATGGATTTTAAATTCCCGCACTGATTTGGGAAGAGTTCGTAACTGGATTGTAGCGGTAATATTTTTACTATCGCTGGGAGTGACAATCACAACAGGCAATTTATTGAGCCAAACTTATCAGCTAGCAGTGACTCAACCTTGGTTTGGCGCTCAAAATGTGGATGTAACAGCGCCTACTTGGTTACAAGCGGGGATATCTTTGGGTGGTGTGCAATTTCCCTTTGCTAGGTTATTTATTATTGCTTTAACAATAATCTGTGTGTCGGGAATTTATTTATTTTTACAGCGTTCTAGCTGGGGTTTAAGAATTCGGGCTGTGACGCAAAACCGAAGTATGAGTGCTTGTTTGGGTATCCCAACTCAAAAGGTGGATGCAATTACTTTTGCACTGGGTTCTGGTTTAGCTGGTGTGGCTGGATGTGCGATTAGTTTACTCGGTTCTGTAGGGCCAAATACGGGACAAAACTATATTATTGATACTTTTATGGTGGTTGTGGTTGGGGGTGTGGGGAATTTAGCCGGGACGATTGTGGCGGCTTTGGGTATTGGGACGGCTAATTTTTTAATTGGTTCTGGGACTCTGGCTTTGTTGTTTACTCCTGTAAAGCCTTTGGCTGATTTGTTTACTTTTTTTGCCACGACGAGTATGGCTAAGGTGATGGTGTTTGCGCTGATTATTGTGTTTTTACAGTGGAAGCCTGGGGGGATTTTTCCGCAGAAGGGACGTACTGTTGATGTTTAA
- the urtC gene encoding urea ABC transporter permease subunit UrtC: MRKKGGGLLIEVGVVVAIALFLIIVMPLVLSEFRLNLLGRFLSLAIVALGIDLIWGYTGLLSLGHGIFFGLGGYAIAMYLKLQVPTGELPDFMGLYGVTELPAFWKPFYSFPLTIALVVIIPGLLAGLLGYLVFRNRLKGVYFSILTQAGTIVFFNFFNGQQQFFNGTNGLIDFTTLFGATVSDAKTQFVFYTLTVVFLAATYGICRWLTTGRFGRLLIAIRDDESRVRFSGYDPTDFKVLVFAVSGAIAGIAGAFYTIQSGSVSPRAMDIAFSIEMVIWVAVGGRATLIGAIVGTLLVNYARTFLSEQFAEIWLFFQGALFLIVVTVLPDGIVGWLRSQNISLFNRRQEISTYPTLEEDPEVQHERENIGN; this comes from the coding sequence ATGAGGAAGAAGGGAGGAGGGTTATTAATTGAGGTGGGGGTGGTGGTTGCGATCGCACTCTTCCTTATAATTGTTATGCCACTGGTGCTTTCGGAGTTTCGCTTGAATTTGTTGGGGCGATTTTTGTCACTGGCGATTGTGGCTTTGGGTATCGATTTGATTTGGGGGTATACTGGTTTATTGAGTTTGGGACATGGTATCTTCTTTGGTTTGGGTGGATATGCGATCGCAATGTACCTAAAACTGCAAGTCCCTACTGGTGAATTGCCTGATTTTATGGGACTTTATGGAGTTACGGAACTTCCCGCTTTTTGGAAACCTTTTTATTCTTTTCCTTTGACAATAGCTTTGGTGGTAATAATTCCAGGGTTATTGGCGGGATTGTTGGGATATTTAGTTTTCCGAAATCGCCTCAAGGGAGTTTATTTTTCTATTTTGACTCAAGCGGGAACTATTGTATTTTTCAACTTCTTTAACGGTCAACAACAATTCTTCAACGGTACGAACGGGCTGATAGATTTTACAACTTTGTTTGGGGCAACGGTCAGTGATGCCAAAACGCAGTTTGTTTTCTACACCCTAACGGTAGTGTTTCTTGCAGCAACTTACGGGATTTGTCGCTGGTTGACAACTGGACGCTTTGGCAGATTATTGATAGCGATTCGTGATGATGAAAGTCGGGTAAGATTTTCTGGCTACGACCCTACAGATTTTAAGGTGTTGGTGTTTGCAGTTTCAGGTGCGATCGCAGGTATAGCAGGAGCATTCTACACCATTCAAAGTGGTTCAGTCTCACCTAGAGCAATGGATATTGCCTTTTCGATTGAAATGGTGATTTGGGTAGCGGTAGGCGGACGCGCTACTTTAATTGGCGCGATTGTCGGAACTTTGTTAGTCAATTATGCCCGCACTTTTTTAAGTGAACAATTTGCTGAAATCTGGCTATTTTTCCAAGGCGCATTATTTTTGATAGTCGTCACAGTGCTTCCTGACGGTATCGTGGGATGGTTGCGTAGCCAGAATATTTCTCTTTTCAACCGCCGTCAAGAAATTTCTACATATCCCACCTTGGAAGAAGACCCTGAAGTGCAACATGAACGCGAAAATATTGGAAACTGA
- the urtD gene encoding urea ABC transporter ATP-binding protein UrtD — MNAKILETENVTVSFDGFKALNQLNFSMDVGELRVVIGPNGAGKTTFLDVITGKVQPTVGRVLFKGRNLRSLPEYKIARLGIGRKFQTPRIYLNLTPRENLEITINKKKNVFSTLFEHSNTVEKNNVKGLLETIGLTAKADIRAALLSHGEKQRLEIGMLVAQSPDLLLVDEPVAGLTDEETYNIGELLLALAQSHSILVIEHDMEFVRQIAKKVTVLHEGSVLCEGNFEEVQNDSRVIEVYLGKQEE, encoded by the coding sequence ATGAACGCGAAAATATTGGAAACTGAAAACGTAACTGTTAGTTTTGATGGTTTTAAGGCTTTAAACCAGCTTAACTTTAGTATGGATGTGGGTGAATTACGAGTAGTAATTGGCCCCAATGGTGCGGGAAAGACAACGTTTCTGGATGTAATTACGGGGAAAGTGCAACCAACTGTTGGGCGAGTTTTATTCAAAGGAAGAAATCTGCGTTCTTTACCTGAATATAAAATTGCCCGATTGGGAATTGGGCGCAAGTTCCAAACACCTCGAATTTACTTAAATTTAACGCCACGCGAAAATTTAGAAATTACTATCAACAAGAAGAAAAATGTCTTTTCTACTTTGTTTGAACATTCTAATACTGTTGAAAAGAATAATGTTAAAGGATTATTAGAAACCATCGGTTTAACTGCGAAAGCAGATATTAGAGCAGCTTTACTTTCTCACGGAGAAAAGCAACGTTTAGAAATTGGGATGTTAGTAGCACAGTCACCTGATTTATTACTCGTTGATGAACCTGTTGCGGGTTTAACCGATGAAGAAACCTATAACATCGGCGAATTACTTTTAGCATTAGCACAAAGTCATTCAATTTTAGTAATTGAACATGATATGGAATTTGTGCGTCAAATTGCTAAGAAAGTAACAGTGTTACATGAAGGTTCTGTGCTGTGTGAAGGTAATTTTGAGGAAGTGCAGAATGACTCTCGTGTGATTGAGGTTTATTTAGGAAAACAGGAAGAATGA
- a CDS encoding Uma2 family endonuclease, whose product MEGKANSIRDYRYKRTEYAAREILEYWIVDPQIQQITICQWVEGQYEDKVFTGATCMESVVIAD is encoded by the coding sequence ATAGAAGGCAAAGCAAACAGCATTCGTGATTATCGCTACAAGCGGACAGAGTATGCTGCTAGGGAAATATTAGAGTATTGGATTGTTGACCCACAGATACAACAAATTACTATTTGTCAGTGGGTGGAGGGACAGTATGAAGATAAGGTATTTACAGGTGCAACTTGCATGGAATCAGTAGTAATTGCTGATTGA
- a CDS encoding M10 family metallopeptidase — translation MARTTTLPVAQKPLTNNVYIDGILWGGKYYSSSGSSVTRIDYSFWNSTAASFDDPYKNKATNPNDWFPEGKDSLIKALDAWAAVANIQFVDAGDNKESATLGFYNLNNADLGDYLFGEFSPPGENGQGIGYFNREALGGNVAGAPGTLNFAVLIHELGHGLGLAHPHDNGGGSPIYPGVTSPFRSLGNLGLNQGIYTTMSYNSGFYSQNGNQEKLGYGLESTPMAFDIAAIQYLYGPNNSYKTGNDTYYLPSVNQSGTSYSCIWDAGGVDTINGISAQSDVTIDLNDASLNTAQDGAGAGGYVSSAKGIFGGFTIANSVVIENATGSNFNDQIIGNEFSNSLVGNDGNDTIDGGAGSDTINGGNGNDRLIGRAGSDRLTGGTGNDVLIGGAGNDVLLGGTGADRFLYDTEGAFARADVGQDTISDFNRSQGDKIVLDRTTFTVLSSTSGNSLAANDFAIAGLDILGIPLTGELLNAKIVYNSTNGSLYYNQNGTAVGFGSGGLFATLSNEPTLAASDFIVQA, via the coding sequence ATGGCTCGCACTACTACTTTGCCTGTTGCTCAAAAGCCTTTGACAAACAATGTTTACATTGATGGAATTCTCTGGGGCGGGAAGTATTATTCTTCTTCAGGTTCATCGGTAACAAGGATTGATTACTCTTTCTGGAACTCAACAGCCGCAAGTTTTGATGATCCCTACAAGAACAAAGCCACAAACCCCAATGACTGGTTTCCTGAAGGAAAAGATTCCTTAATAAAAGCTCTAGATGCTTGGGCAGCAGTTGCTAATATTCAATTTGTAGATGCTGGGGATAATAAAGAATCTGCTACTCTGGGCTTCTATAACCTAAATAATGCTGATTTGGGCGATTACCTATTCGGAGAGTTCAGCCCTCCTGGAGAAAATGGACAGGGAATAGGTTATTTTAATCGAGAAGCATTGGGTGGAAATGTTGCTGGGGCTCCAGGTACCCTTAACTTTGCCGTTTTAATTCATGAACTAGGACATGGATTAGGGCTGGCTCACCCTCACGATAATGGAGGAGGTTCGCCAATTTACCCAGGGGTTACTTCACCTTTTAGAAGTTTAGGAAACTTGGGCTTGAACCAGGGTATTTACACTACTATGTCCTATAATTCTGGGTTTTACAGTCAGAATGGTAACCAAGAGAAACTGGGCTACGGACTTGAAAGCACACCTATGGCGTTTGATATTGCTGCTATTCAGTATCTCTACGGCCCAAATAATAGCTACAAAACTGGTAACGATACATACTACTTGCCTAGTGTCAACCAATCTGGTACTAGTTATTCCTGTATTTGGGATGCTGGTGGGGTTGATACAATTAATGGCATTAGCGCACAATCGGATGTGACGATCGATCTCAATGATGCCTCCCTGAATACTGCTCAAGACGGCGCAGGTGCTGGTGGTTATGTGTCTTCCGCCAAGGGCATTTTTGGAGGATTTACCATTGCTAACAGCGTGGTGATTGAAAACGCTACTGGCTCTAATTTTAACGATCAAATTATAGGTAATGAATTTAGCAATAGTTTAGTTGGCAATGATGGTAATGATACTATTGACGGTGGTGCTGGCAGTGATACCATCAATGGTGGCAATGGCAACGACAGATTAATTGGTCGTGCTGGCAGCGATCGCTTAACTGGTGGTACTGGCAATGATGTTCTTATCGGTGGCGCTGGCAATGACGTTCTTCTTGGTGGTACGGGTGCCGACCGTTTTCTTTACGATACAGAAGGTGCATTTGCTAGGGCTGATGTCGGTCAAGATACCATCAGCGACTTCAATCGCTCCCAAGGCGACAAAATTGTACTTGATAGGACTACCTTTACCGTACTCTCTTCTACTTCAGGTAATAGCTTGGCTGCCAATGATTTTGCAATTGCGGGTCTTGATATTCTAGGTATCCCACTGACTGGAGAATTACTGAACGCTAAGATTGTTTACAATTCTACAAATGGGTCTTTGTATTACAACCAAAATGGTACGGCGGTCGGCTTCGGCAGTGGTGGTCTATTTGCTACTCTTTCTAATGAGCCAACTTTGGCAGCCAGTGACTTTATCGTGCAAGCATAG
- a CDS encoding Uma2 family endonuclease, translated as MTQTLPKLVTFEQFIEWYPSNGARYELHKGVIVEMPPPSGEHENVVGFLAAQITLQFLQMGLPFCIPKTAFVKIQSNNSTYSPDILLLNHDNLVNEPLWSKQSTVIQAASIPLAVEVVSQCVARVPRVEATDEPVRVSTNWRDDYYDKFRDYEEMGIPEYWIVDYAAIGGKRFTGNPKQKTITICELVEGDYQMTVFRENNFVVSPLFPQLNLTAQQIFDSAL; from the coding sequence ATGACTCAAACCCTACCCAAGTTAGTAACCTTTGAACAATTTATCGAGTGGTACCCCTCAAACGGGGCGCGATATGAACTACATAAAGGAGTCATTGTAGAAATGCCACCCCCAAGTGGTGAACACGAAAATGTTGTTGGATTTTTGGCGGCACAAATAACCCTCCAGTTCTTGCAAATGGGGCTTCCGTTTTGTATCCCCAAAACTGCCTTTGTCAAAATTCAGAGCAATAACTCAACCTATTCTCCTGACATTTTGCTATTAAACCATGACAATCTCGTGAATGAACCTTTGTGGAGCAAGCAATCAACCGTTATTCAAGCTGCATCTATCCCACTAGCTGTTGAAGTTGTGAGTCAGTGCGTTGCGCGGGTTCCCCGCGTTGAAGCAACTGACGAACCCGTAAGGGTTAGCACCAACTGGCGAGACGACTACTATGACAAGTTCAGGGATTACGAAGAGATGGGGATTCCTGAGTATTGGATTGTAGACTATGCTGCGATCGGTGGCAAAAGATTTACTGGTAATCCTAAACAAAAAACTATTACAATTTGCGAATTAGTTGAGGGAGATTATCAAATGACTGTGTTTAGAGAAAATAATTTTGTTGTATCGCCTTTATTCCCCCAACTCAATTTGACAGCACAACAAATTTTTGATTCTGCTTTGTAA
- the urtE gene encoding urea ABC transporter ATP-binding subunit UrtE — protein sequence MLKISNLNVYYGESHILRNVDLSVPSGQMVCLIGRNGVGKTTLLKTIMGLLKPRSGTINLAEELINSKSPDQRAKLGIGYVPQGREIIPRLTVKENLMLGLEARRKPVKKAEIPEEVFSLFPVLKTMLSRMGGDLSGGQQQQLAIARALMGEPQLLVLDEPTEGIQPSIILEIEAAVRRIVETTGISVLLVEQHLHFVRQADYYYAMQKGGIVASGSTAELSQDVIQRFLAV from the coding sequence ATGCTTAAAATCTCTAACCTCAACGTTTATTACGGCGAAAGCCACATTCTCCGCAACGTAGATTTAAGCGTACCATCTGGGCAAATGGTCTGCCTAATCGGACGCAATGGTGTAGGTAAAACTACCCTACTCAAAACCATCATGGGTTTACTCAAACCCCGTAGCGGTACTATTAACTTAGCTGAAGAATTAATTAACTCCAAATCCCCAGACCAAAGAGCAAAATTAGGAATTGGTTATGTCCCCCAAGGGCGAGAGATTATCCCCCGTTTGACAGTCAAAGAAAATCTGATGCTGGGGTTGGAAGCTAGACGCAAACCAGTAAAAAAAGCAGAAATTCCAGAGGAAGTTTTTAGCTTATTCCCGGTGTTAAAAACCATGCTTTCACGGATGGGTGGTGATTTGAGTGGGGGACAGCAGCAACAATTAGCGATCGCACGTGCTTTAATGGGAGAACCTCAATTACTCGTCTTGGATGAACCCACCGAAGGTATTCAACCCTCAATCATCCTCGAAATTGAAGCCGCAGTCCGTCGCATTGTCGAAACCACAGGCATTTCGGTTTTATTGGTAGAGCAACATTTACACTTTGTCCGTCAGGCTGATTATTATTACGCCATGCAAAAAGGTGGTATTGTCGCCTCCGGTTCCACAGCCGAACTCAGCCAAGATGTGATTCAGCGCTTTTTAGCTGTTTAA